The Ignavibacteria bacterium DNA window GGGAATGACAATTGACGACCTTAAAATAACCGAGGATGCTGAAAATGTCACAACAAATGTTTGAAAGGGGCTTTACAAAGGTATCCAACGGACTGCTGGAAGCCATCATGCACTATCCCGCAAGCGGACTTAAGAAGGACATCCTGCTTTTCCTGAT harbors:
- a CDS encoding replication protein, whose product is MSQQMFERGFTKVSNGLLEAIMHYPASGLKKDILLFL